A section of the Methanosarcina mazei S-6 genome encodes:
- a CDS encoding B12-binding domain-containing radical SAM protein, with amino-acid sequence MKIELINPAPKLLNKFGQYSPPYGLAYIGTLLMERGIEVKIIDEQIGAVPEYKCDYAMITGTTSTITRAYSISKTYLDKGIQTIIGGVHATSIINTRFKEELNGASTSVIFGPLENIIDQLIQDMNSSNLQKYYVGSFVDELKSPEPIWDVNNDKYFTYPVQSSVGCPFNCSFCAVNKTYGEFKIKNIDLTLSEIQKASKTIIFLDDNLYGNPSYSKKIFTKIKDDIGYKNWGGVASLGVYKDEKLLKLFSETGCICINVGFETLDSNKLSSVQKKNHIEEYTNCIKTLNDYGILAYPGFISFPNDDEATLKELSIFLNKAEVDIFHYDFLTPFPGTPLFENLDLNKKIIDYDWANYDFNHAVIKHKKWTTEEWEQNVEEFYKENLYSRANSLEKKLSLNPSFTNSNLSFEMWHKLTDYLMGTFD; translated from the coding sequence TTGAAAATAGAGTTAATCAACCCGGCACCAAAGTTATTGAACAAGTTTGGACAATATAGCCCACCATACGGTTTAGCTTATATTGGAACTCTTCTCATGGAAAGGGGCATAGAAGTAAAGATAATAGATGAACAAATAGGAGCTGTGCCCGAATACAAATGTGATTACGCAATGATAACTGGGACGACATCAACTATAACAAGAGCGTACAGTATATCGAAAACTTATCTAGACAAAGGAATACAAACAATTATTGGAGGTGTGCATGCAACCTCTATAATAAACACTCGATTTAAGGAAGAATTGAATGGAGCTTCTACTAGTGTTATTTTTGGACCTCTTGAGAATATAATTGATCAGCTAATTCAGGATATGAATTCTTCAAACTTACAGAAATACTATGTTGGTTCTTTTGTTGATGAATTGAAATCTCCTGAACCTATTTGGGATGTAAATAATGATAAGTATTTCACTTATCCTGTTCAATCTTCTGTAGGATGTCCATTTAACTGTAGTTTTTGTGCAGTAAATAAAACATATGGAGAATTTAAAATTAAGAACATAGACCTTACACTCAGCGAAATTCAAAAAGCTTCAAAAACAATTATTTTCTTAGATGATAATTTATATGGCAATCCCAGTTATTCTAAAAAAATATTCACAAAAATAAAGGATGATATTGGTTATAAAAATTGGGGAGGCGTAGCTAGTTTAGGTGTTTATAAAGATGAAAAGTTATTGAAACTTTTTTCTGAAACAGGCTGCATTTGTATAAATGTTGGTTTTGAGACATTGGATTCTAATAAATTAAGTTCAGTTCAGAAAAAAAATCATATTGAAGAATATACTAATTGCATAAAAACCTTGAACGACTATGGAATCTTAGCTTATCCTGGTTTTATATCATTTCCAAATGACGATGAAGCAACTTTAAAAGAATTATCCATTTTCCTAAATAAAGCAGAAGTTGACATATTTCACTACGATTTTTTAACTCCTTTTCCAGGTACTCCCCTTTTTGAAAATCTAGATTTGAACAAAAAAATCATTGATTACGATTGGGCAAATTATGATTTTAATCATGCAGTCATAAAGCATAAAAAATGGACTACTGAAGAATGGGAACAAAATGTAGAAGAATTTTATAAAGAGAATCTCTACTCTCGAGCAAATTCATTAGAGAAAAAGCTGTCCCTAAATCCATCATTTACGAATTCAAACTTAAGTTTTGAGATGTGGCATAAATTAACTGATTATTTGATGGGAACTTTTGACTAA
- a CDS encoding archaeosine biosynthesis radical SAM protein RaSEA — MISKEYAKLMVLNRVREIKNQGLATYDTNTSQIVRDALERMVIPKPIIGLNTKGCSYANNQEGCFICGYLKGHYVPEKMYQQFLQDAKQYVNSNELVLSSNGSFFDPKEIPRDVQKKMLEHLISLGVKQIKIETRPEYINRAALKKLLNSVSAKNIIVGLGFDTYTDDIRDLCLNKGYTRKQYDNATKVLNEMNISFESRIIVKPPFLTESEAIDEALISVNHAFSSGSSVVSLEPIAVQDFTLQDFLTKNGFYRVPWLWSAVHIVKQTHQRGKIIIGGDAFIPLPKETSHNCNNCTCYVRKEIDKFNETQDIELLDNLDCDCIREWKKDLEKKEISLYDRIAFQMRECES; from the coding sequence ATGATCTCAAAAGAGTACGCTAAGTTAATGGTATTAAATCGAGTAAGAGAAATTAAGAATCAAGGCCTAGCAACATATGACACTAATACAAGTCAAATTGTTAGAGACGCATTAGAAAGGATGGTAATCCCCAAACCAATAATTGGATTAAACACGAAAGGCTGCAGTTATGCTAATAATCAAGAGGGGTGCTTTATTTGTGGTTACTTAAAGGGCCATTATGTGCCGGAAAAAATGTATCAACAATTTTTACAAGATGCAAAACAATATGTTAATAGTAATGAGTTAGTTTTATCTTCAAATGGATCTTTTTTTGATCCAAAAGAGATTCCTCGCGATGTTCAAAAAAAAATGCTTGAACATTTAATTTCTCTAGGAGTAAAACAGATAAAAATTGAGACTAGGCCTGAGTATATAAATCGAGCTGCCTTAAAAAAATTATTAAACTCAGTGTCTGCAAAAAATATAATAGTAGGCTTAGGATTCGATACATATACCGATGATATAAGAGATCTATGCTTAAATAAAGGTTATACAAGAAAACAATATGACAATGCAACTAAAGTTCTTAATGAGATGAACATCTCTTTTGAATCTAGAATCATTGTGAAACCTCCATTTTTAACAGAAAGTGAAGCAATTGATGAAGCTTTAATTTCTGTAAATCATGCTTTCAGTAGTGGTTCATCAGTAGTTTCACTAGAACCAATTGCAGTTCAGGATTTTACACTACAAGATTTTTTGACTAAAAATGGATTTTATAGAGTGCCTTGGTTATGGAGTGCTGTACATATAGTAAAACAAACTCACCAAAGAGGAAAGATAATAATTGGAGGAGACGCTTTTATTCCTCTTCCTAAAGAAACATCACATAATTGTAATAACTGCACTTGTTATGTAAGAAAAGAAATTGACAAATTCAATGAAACACAAGATATCGAATTGTTAGACAACCTTGATTGCGATTGTATAAGAGAATGGAAAAAAGACTTAGAAAAAAAAGAAATTTCGCTTTATGATAGAATTGCCTTTCAGATGAGAGAATGTGAAAGTTGA
- a CDS encoding pyridoxamine 5'-phosphate oxidase family protein, translated as MNMVKISTDVKEVLANQQIASLVTADKNGVPNIVFMGFVKVRDDETIVMANIFWKKTEANLKENPKAAISAYMPPMKAYQIKGNVELIDKGPLMDEVADWVATEMTDLKPKGAALLHIEEVYDLSPGPNAGSRIQ; from the coding sequence ATGAATATGGTGAAAATTTCCACAGATGTAAAAGAAGTACTTGCAAATCAACAAATTGCTTCCTTGGTAACTGCAGATAAAAACGGTGTTCCAAATATTGTTTTTATGGGTTTTGTGAAAGTAAGAGATGATGAAACAATTGTTATGGCTAATATATTCTGGAAGAAAACCGAAGCTAATCTGAAGGAAAATCCCAAAGCCGCTATCAGCGCTTATATGCCTCCCATGAAAGCTTACCAAATTAAAGGTAATGTAGAGTTAATCGATAAAGGTCCTCTAATGGATGAAGTTGCTGATTGGGTTGCCACCGAGATGACCGATCTCAAGCCCAAAGGAGCAGCTCTTCTTCATATTGAAGAAGTTTATGATTTAAGCCCTGGACCCAACGCAGGATCCAGAATCCAATAA
- a CDS encoding phytoene desaturase family protein: MKNYDSIIVGGGISGLLSALVLSKSGKNVLLLEKNRNLGNNCNSYLVNGYQVDTGPHAITQLHDGGPLRYLMENYFDYVPAFVDYGDYFIRDEDGLKEVPTTLKGYLTMDMLPRKDRLIIAQSLTKLLLSWQFGNDLSNISVYQCLPWNALSSDTQEFMDTFSYFLSGKQAKETSVQRMFVGSGFIGEDIEKDITSENSEHKYNDRFKRLSYVSRLLNNNKVDYNQYYPRNGLKAILNAILYSLPETVEIKTGTAVEQIITENNIAKGVLTKEESYFADTIIYSAFAKDLPKYITDLPESYISDLSRIKQSKALTIWLGLDETFEEFNYTGGEVWFKDKPFWAMPISNYNKNFAPKGKKLVGFMFSINEGNSLESEKLEAYNTILRVYPGINNYIEMIHYQITIPEKASVSINGFIADTVTPVRNLYLVGTDVDDRSMGITRAAYSIIKLIKSLRIDGFIIEL, translated from the coding sequence ATGAAGAATTATGACTCGATCATAGTAGGCGGAGGTATCAGCGGATTGTTATCTGCGCTAGTGCTGTCCAAATCCGGGAAGAATGTTCTTCTTTTAGAAAAAAATAGAAATCTTGGAAATAACTGTAATAGTTACCTTGTTAATGGTTATCAAGTTGATACTGGACCACATGCTATTACTCAACTTCATGATGGTGGACCCCTAAGATATTTAATGGAAAATTATTTTGATTATGTGCCTGCTTTTGTTGATTACGGTGATTATTTTATACGCGATGAAGATGGTTTAAAGGAAGTACCTACCACTCTTAAGGGTTATCTCACGATGGATATGTTGCCGAGAAAAGATCGTTTAATAATTGCTCAATCATTAACTAAACTGCTACTTTCATGGCAATTTGGGAATGATCTCTCCAATATCTCAGTTTATCAATGCCTGCCATGGAACGCGCTTTCGTCTGATACACAAGAATTTATGGATACATTTAGTTATTTTTTATCTGGAAAACAGGCAAAAGAGACATCGGTTCAGAGAATGTTTGTTGGAAGTGGGTTTATAGGAGAGGATATAGAGAAGGATATTACTAGTGAAAATAGTGAACATAAATATAATGATAGATTTAAGAGATTATCTTATGTCAGCAGATTGTTAAATAATAATAAAGTAGATTATAATCAGTATTATCCAAGAAATGGTTTGAAAGCTATATTAAATGCTATTCTTTACTCTTTACCAGAAACGGTTGAGATTAAAACTGGCACCGCCGTAGAACAGATAATCACAGAAAATAACATTGCAAAAGGGGTCTTAACGAAAGAAGAGTCATATTTTGCAGATACAATTATTTACTCAGCTTTTGCAAAAGATCTCCCTAAATACATTACTGATTTGCCAGAATCTTATATTTCGGATTTAAGTAGAATCAAACAATCGAAAGCTTTAACAATATGGCTTGGTCTGGATGAAACATTTGAAGAGTTTAATTACACAGGAGGAGAAGTGTGGTTTAAGGATAAACCATTCTGGGCAATGCCAATAAGCAATTACAATAAGAACTTTGCTCCAAAAGGTAAAAAGCTTGTGGGCTTTATGTTTTCCATAAATGAAGGAAATTCTTTAGAATCTGAAAAATTAGAGGCATATAATACTATTTTGCGAGTTTATCCGGGGATAAATAACTATATTGAGATGATTCATTATCAAATAACTATTCCAGAAAAAGCTTCGGTGTCAATAAATGGCTTCATTGCAGATACAGTTACTCCAGTAAGAAATCTATATCTAGTTGGTACAGATGTAGATGACCGTAGTATGGGGATAACAAGAGCTGCTTATTCTATAATCAAGTTAATAAAATCTTTGAGAATAGACGGCTTTATCATTGAACTTTAA